In Oreochromis niloticus isolate F11D_XX linkage group LG5, O_niloticus_UMD_NMBU, whole genome shotgun sequence, a single window of DNA contains:
- the efcc1 gene encoding EF-hand and coiled-coil domain-containing protein 1, which translates to MMDAIDSGDPYSRPARRTQWIVSTLAYHYGLDRGVENEIIVLATGLDQYLQEIFHHMDYQGAGKIPVEEFNILCEVLGLDKDSEDTECVDVLDNLPSELTFRQFHAKLCGYFSTKAGCQYENGRLLVGMDSEHIETQIRLRSPLKRREKLLSVGASSGPSPLAEGRHASGCRLGSCTRECYEEIVALEEAEDRIAKLEDENASLRELIEDMRAALQSSDARCLALQVGLWKSHSKHKADEGCFVARQKQAMQKKMANTNLKSLQNIIHEIELLRSSRDRQVEEATRCNQRLEQELWSSKETVAALEDCNRALKREQVAMRRKVEEARQALLSGLGKVKELEAKANHVSALQRHILQLESELLYYRSEVSKLQLPGSTSAEQQLSVGSRPGQRCCLDTQHDRCSPTGCAVTTPDKMEEQLFRSVEGQAASDEEDDKWTGDQQRQVDEVKRILARLSCCGERCEDKAFKKLMSNFGSSRSEESCSAVLELLEKVTRLHKQLELKESQAEINMDQMKDSLMQELQQKAEETELLQMELQMLETERVRLSLVEEKLVDILHLLQQLRDLNVSRRSLGKILLSTLESCSDPQHGKAHILEVLNALYHELTACEILSSGRPLEKTHSQQSLDALIISC; encoded by the exons AGAACGAGATTATTGTTTTGGCCACCGGGTTGGATCAGTATCTGCAGGAGATTTTCCACCACATGGACTATCAAGGTGCAGGCAAAATCCCCGTGGAGGAGTTTAACATCCTGTGTGAAGTTTTGGGACTGGACAAAGACTCGGAGGACACAGAATGCGTCGACGTTTTGGACAATTTGCCCAGCGAGCTCACCTTCAGACAATTCCACGCCAAACTGTGCGGGTACTTCAGCACTAAGGCTGGCTGCCAGTATGAGAACGGCCGGCTGCTGGTCGGGATGGACAGCGAACACATAGAGACTCAGATCCGCTTGAGGAGCCCGCTGAAGCGCCGAGAGAAACTGCTGTCTGTGGGAGCGAGCAGCGGCCCCTCTCCTCTCGCGGAGGGGCGGCACGCCTCCGGCTGCAGGCTTGGCTCCTGCACCCGAGAGTGCTACGAGGAGATCGTGGCCCTGGAGGAAGCGGAGGATCGAATAGCCAAACTGGAGGATGAGAATGCGAGTTTGAGGGAGTTGATCGAGGACATGCGAGCCGCACTTCAGAGCAGTGACGCCCGCTGTTTGGCTCTGCAG GTCGGACTGTGGAAAAGCCACTCCAAACACAAAGCAGATGAAGGCTGTTTTGTCGCTCGCCAGAAGCAAGCCATGCAGAAGAAAATGGCCAACACCAACCTGAAAAGCTTACAGAACATAATCCACGAAATAGAGCTGCTGCGTAGCTCGCGAGATCGGCAGGTGGAGGAAGCCACGCGTTGTAATCAGAGACTGGAGCAGGAACTGTGGAGCTCTAAAGAGACTGTGGCTGCATTGGAGGACTGCAACAGGGCTCTGAAGAGGGAGCAGGTGGCCATGAGAAGGAAGGTGGAGGAGGCCCGGCAGGCGCTGCTCAGCGGACTGGGTAAAGTGAAGGAACTGGAGGCAAAGGCAAATCATGTATCAGCACTGCAGCGACACATCCTTCAGCTGGAATCAGAGCTCCTCTACTACAG GTCAGAAGTGTCGAAACTACAACTCCCGGGCAGCACCAGTGCAGAGCAGCAGCTGAGTGTCGGCAGCAGGCCAGGACAGAGATGCTGCCTGGATACCCAGCACGACCGCTGTTCCCCGACAGGATGTGCTGTAACGACTCCAGACAAGA TGGAGGAACAGCTGTTTCGGTCAGTGGAGGGCCAGGCAGCCTCGGACGAAGAGGATGACAAGTGGACTGGAGATCAACAGAGACAAGTGGATGAGGTGAAGAGGATCTTAGCCAGGCTATCCTGCTGTGGGGAAAG GTGCGAGGACAAGGCATTCAAGAAGTTAATGTCTAATTTTGGGAGCTCGAGAAGCGAAGAGAGCTGCAGTGCTGTGTTGGAGCTCCTTGAGAAAGTGACCAGGTTGCATAAGCAGCTGGAGCTGAAGGAGAGCCAGGCTGAGATAAACATGGACCAG ATGAAGGACTCCCTGAtgcaggagctgcagcagaagGCTGAGGAGACTGAGCTGcttcagatggagctgcagatgctggagactgagagggtccgtCTGTCTCTGGTGGAGGAGAAGCTCGTGGACATCCTGCATCTTCTCCAGCAGCTGAGAGACCTG AACGTCTCACGGAGGTCTCTCGGGAAAATCTTGCTCAGCACTCTGGAGTCTTGCAGCGACCCGCAGCACG GCAAGGCCCATATTCTGGAGGTGCTCAATGCTCTCTATCATGAACTTACTGCTTGTGAGATTCTGTCTTCTGGTAGACCTTTGGAAAAGACACACAGTCAGCAGTCTCTTGATGCCCTCATCATCTCCTGCTAA